The genomic stretch TTCTACGGGCTTCAGGGCGACGGGGGTGGATACGCTGATTAAAGCGTCTAAAGTGACCAAGGTGACTTTTTATCGCCATTTCCCGAGTAAGAGCTTGCTTATTCTTGCCTATTTGCACTATCGGCATGAAATATGGATTAACTGGTTTGAGACCACGCTGCGTCGACATCTCGATGAAGGCGAAATACCTGCTGATGCGATATCTGCAACGCTTTATGAATGGTTTATTTCGCCCGAGTTCCACGGCTGCGCGTTTATTAACGCCAGCGCAGAGGCGAAATCGGAAGATATTGAAAGCGAAATAAAAGCGATATGCCGCAGTCATAAGTCAGAAACAAAGAAAATTATTGCCTTGCTGACGAAGAATGCTGATGAGCGCGTCGTCAATGAAATCATGCTGCTCATTGACGGCGCAATTATTCATGCACAAATGGGCATGGATTCAGAAACGGTAAGACATGCGTTAAAAAAGGGCCTGGAGAAACTGTCCGAACAGTGATATTCCCCGGTGCTTAATCAACTCTCGCACCGAGCCGATTAAGCACCCGCGTTATACTGTCGGAATGGTGCCGCCATCAATCACAAATTCAGTACCGGTGATACTCGCAGCATGCGATGAAGCGAGGAAGACGATGAGGTTGGCCACCTCAATCGGTCTGGCAGGGCGTCCGAGCGGTATTCCACCTAACGCCTTCATAATAATCTGCTTGCCGCCTTCGTAGTCTGTTCCTGCCTGCTTTGCCAGCCTCTCCGCCAGTGCAACTGCCGCTTCAGTTTCGATCCAGCCGGGCGCAACGCGCACCACCCGAACGCCCTTTGGTGAGACTTCCTTTGAAAGGCTTTTACTGTATGTTGAGAGGGCTGCTTTAGCCGCCGCATAACCCGTTGTTGATTCCGGTAACGGCAGTTCGCGCTGAATAGACGTCACGTGAATAATCACCCCATTTCCCTGCGCGAGCATTCCGGGAAGCAGGGCGCGATCTAAGCGTACTGCAGGCAACAAATTAAGATTGAGCTCCTGCTGCCACTCTTCTTCGCCAAGCGCAGCAAAACCGCCACCGGGTGAGGTTGAACCGCCCGCAACATGGATAATCACGTCGACGCCTCCCATCTGTTCCTGAACCGCAGATGCGACAGCGGCACATCCAGCGACCGTCGTAAGGTCAGCGGCGACGAAAGTATCTGCGACATCTACGTCCGGCTCGTGCCGCGCAGTGGTGAATACCGTTGCACCGAGCTGTTTTAAAAGCCCGACGACCGCTTTTCCGAGCCCTTTCGTGCCAGCGCTAACAAGCACGCGTTTGCCTTTAAAATCAATATCTAATGACATAACCTTGCACTCCCGTTATTTACAGTACAGGTATATTCAACATAGACTGAGAAATTGACAAGTACGCACAAAAAAGTGAGCTACTGAATTATGAGTAAGTTATATAGTCCGGAATCTGCCGCGAGCGGCGTGGAGCAAGTGTTACGGCTGCTGGAAGGCCGCTGGAAATTAATTATTCTTTTTCATCTTTTCGACGGAAAAGTGCAGCGCTACTCTGATTTCGAAAAACTGATCCCCGGTATTTCCCAGAAGATGCTGGCGCAGCAGCTCAGGCAACTTGAATCCGATGGTATCGTTTCGCGGATGGTCTACCCGCAAGTGCCACCGAAAGTGGAGTATCGCCTCACCGATTGGGGTCAGGCATTATGTCCGGCGCTTGATGCCATGCTGAAATGGGCAGAAAAGCGTGAGGATTACGCGAGCCAGGCAACCGATGGAAGTGCTCTCAACATTCCCAACGGGGAATGACACCTTAAACTGTTGTCATTCGCCTTTCGTTAACGCGGTTTTTTAGCACGGAGAGCGTCCATGACCCCTTGCAGCAGAGCATACTCAGGATTATGGGGATGTCTCTTTAGGGCGAGAGCTCTCGTCGCGCTGTGCCAGCGATAGCGCGCTGGCGCTGGCGGGATCGAACAGCGAGAGGCTCTCAATCTGATTGAGTAAAATCACCTTGCGGAATGACATGGCGCTGCGGGGCTCGGAGTCGAGCGTGATGTCATGCTCCGCATACCACCTGCTGTAGTTATTCTCGATGCGAAAGTTCATCGTCTTCGCATCTCTGTACCCGCTTAACATCGGGATCAGCACGATATTGGCCGTTTTTTCATATTCCAGCGTCGCGGTGTGGATCATGCCGACGTAAATCCGCCTCGACCGGAGCGTGACCTGCGCCAGTTCCCCTTGCTCCATACACTGATACAGCAGCTGTTCAATACCGCTCGACTGCGCCAGACGTTTGTAGAGCTTTTTCCGGCTTTCGCCGTCCAGCCTGGCGCTGCCTGCCCAGTTAGAGCGGTAGAGGCAAAACAGGATGGCAAACGCCAGCATCACCACCACCGGCGCCTGAATGCCTAAAAAACTCCAGTTCATAAAGTCGATTTGCCAGTCGGTATATTTCGGCGAGGCAAAGTGAAAAGCGTTATTGGCGGCGGAAAGGGCGAGCAGGAGCAGCCAGAGCAGACCGGTGGCAATCACCCCCTGCAGAACGAAAATACAGCCGTACAGCGCCACAAGAAAATAGACGTCCCAGCCAAAGGAGCGCTTGATTTTAAAGCGGGTCGACAGGTCGCGGCTGGTGTACCAGTACCCGCATACCATCAGCACCATAAAAATCGCCGTTCCCATATCAGGCCCTCTTCAGCATGTTGACGTGACGCAGAAAATCCTGCCGCACCTCGTTGCTTTTGTAGTTCACGGAGGCGTTCCCGTCCTGGTCGATAATGATGCGATCGCCATCTTCGACGGCTTCAATGATTTCCTGCTGGCTCATCACCTGCAGTAAGGATTCCGGGCTGGAGAAAAGGGAGAGAAAGAAACGTTTCATGTCAGGCATCCGTATGAATTAAAAAGGATAAGCCTGGAAGAAGACCGGCGAATTTGCCTTAAGGAAATCCTGAAAGTTAAAGCCGGGTGGCGGCCACGCCTTACCCGGCCTAAAAATCCACTCTTTTGCCTTCCTTTAAATGATTGATATGTATTCAAAATAAAAAATAGATCGACACAAACTTGGACAAATGACAGTAATTGTGTAAGTTTTAATTATGCGATTACGCCACGTTGTTTACAGCCAGGATGTGACCCATGAGTACGCTGCCCTCTGTCGTGAGTCGGTTTATTGAGTACTACGCCGCACTGGATAGCCAGCCGCCGACCGCGCTGGTCGGGCTTTACCATTCGAATGCCACCCTTATCGATCCGTTTGGCGAACATGACGGGATTTTCGCGCTTCAGCGCTATTTCACCCATCTGCTGGCCAACGTCGAGCATTGCCGTTTTACCATCGATACGCCGCTGTGCAGCGAGAACCGGTTTGCTGTGACCTGGGTCATGCACTGGTCGCATCCGCGCATTGCCGGAGGCGAGCCGCTCGAACTGCCGGGATGTTCGGTGGTGGAGACGGAAAACGATCTCATCACCCACCAGCGCGACTACTACGATGCGGGAGAGATGATCTACGAACATCTTCCTCTGCTTGGCTGGGCGGTACGCGGCGTGAAGCGGAGGGTCAAATCATGAAAACGGTGCTGATCACCGGCGCAAGCTCGGGTATTGGCGCCGGGCTGGCGAAATCCTTTGCCGCAGACGGCTACCACGTGATTGCCTGCGGACGCGATCCGGCGCGCCTCGACGCGCTGCATCAGACCTGCCCCAATCTCACCGTTCGCCTGTTCGATATGACCGACAGGGACGCCTGCCGCCAGGCGCTGACCGGCAGCTACGCCGATCTGATAATTCTCTGCGCCGGTACCTGCGAATATCTCGATGGAGGCGTGGTGGACGCGGCGCTGGTGGAGCGGGTTATGGCGACAAATTTCCTTGGCCCGGTGAACTGTCTTGACGCGCTGCAGCCGCAGCTGACGGCTGGCAACCGCGTGGTGCTGGTAAGTTCTATGGCCCACTGGCTGCCATTCCCACGGGCAGAGGCCTACGGCGCGTCCAAAGCGGCCCTGAGCTGGTTTGCCGAGAGTTTGCGCCTGGACTGGGAGCCAAAAGGAATTGCAGTCACGGTGGTCTCGCCGGGCTTTGTTGATACGCCGCTGACGCGCAAAAACGACTTTGCCATGCCTGGCAGGGTGAGCGTTGACGAGGCGGTCAAGGCGATCCGTACCGGGCTGGCGGCAGGGAAAATGCATATTGCGTTCCCCACCGGGTTCGGCTTTATTTTGCGTGCGCTCTCCGGGTTACCGGCATTTCTTCAGCGCGCGCTGCTGCGCAGGATGGTGCGTTCATGAATATTGCAATTATCGGCAGCGGCATCGCCGGGCTGACCTGCGCCTGGCGCCTGGCCGGGCACCATCAGGTGACCCTGTTTGAAGCGGGCACCACGCCCGGCGGCCATACCGCAACGGTTGACGTCTCGACGCCACAGGGCACCTACGCGATCGATACCGGGTTTATCGTCTACAACGATCGGACCTATCCGCGCTTTATGGGCCTCCTCAGCGAGCTGGGTATCAGCGGGCAAAAAACGCAGATGAGCTTTTCGGTGCACAATCCCGAAACGGGGCTGGAGTACAACGGCCATACCCTGACGTCGCTGTTTGCCCAGCGCCGAAACCTGGTGAATCCTGCATTCTGGCGGCTGCTCGGGGAGATCGTCCGCTTCAATCGTCTGGCAAAGCAGGCGCTGGACGGGGAGGTGGACCCGAACGCCACGCTGCAAACGTTTCTGGAACAGCACGGCTTCACGCCGTTTTTTGCGCGCCACTACATTCTGCCGATGGGGGCCGCCATCTGGTCCTCGTCGCTGCAGGAGATGAAGCGTTTCCCGCTGCCGCTTTTCTTACGTTTCTTCCAGAACCACGGGCTGCTGGATATCACCCAGCGCCCGCAGTGGTACGTCGTGCCGGGCGGCTCGCGGGAGTATATCCGCGCCATGCTCGACAAGCTGGGCGACCGTCTGAATCTGCATCTCAATTCACCGGTGCAGCGGGTGAACCGCCACGAGCACGGGGTTACGCTTCAGCTTGAAAACGGCAGCCATACCTTCGATCGGGTGATTTTTGCCTGCCACTCCGCCAGCGCTCTGGCGATGCTTGATGACCCGACGCCCGCAGAGCGCGAGGTGCTGGGCGATATCGGCTGGCAGCGCAACGAGGTCATTTTACACAGCGACCCGCGCTGGCTGCCGGAGCGGCGGCGCGCGTGGGCCAGCTGGAACTACCGCCTGAGCGCGCAGGAGCAGACCAGCGCCTGCGTCACCTACAACATGAACATCCTGCAGGGGCTGCCTGAGGATAGTCCGCTGTTCTGCGTCACCCTCAACCCGGACGCGCCGGTAGATGAACGCTTCGTTCTGCAACGCTTTGTCTATGAACACCCGCTGTTTAACCCGCAAAGCTGGCGGGCGCAGGCGCGGCGCGGCGAGATCAACGGTCATAACCGGAGCTGGTACTGCGGGGCCTACTGGTACAACGGTTTTCATGAAGACGGCGTGCGCAGCGCGCTGGACGTGGTCAACGCGATAGCGGTCGGAGAGGGGAACTGAGATGAACAGCTGCCTCTACCACGGCGTATTACGCCACCGCCGCCTTCAGCCGAAAACCCATGAATTCAGCTACAGCGTCTTTATGGCCTGGCTGGATCTCGATGAACTGCCGCTGCTGCCGTCCGTCGGCGTGCGGCGCAATCGCTTTGCCGCGGCCTCGTTCCACGACGCGGACTATCCGCTCGGCACGCCGCTCAAAGAGAACGTGCTGAGCAGGCTGGAGAGCCTGACCGGAGAACGCCCGGACGGGCGGGTGATGCTCCTGACGCAGCTGCGCTATTTCGGCTTTCATTTCAATCCGGTCAACTTTTACTACTGCTACGACGGGAAGGGGACGCTGCGCTGGGTGCTGGCGGAGGTTCGCAACACGCCGTGGAATGAACGCCATTATTATGCCGTCAACGGACAGGATGCGCAGCCGACGGAAAAAGCGTTTCACGTTTCCCCCTTCAACCCGATGGACATGATCTACCACTGGCGCTTTAACGACCCGGATAACACGCTGCATATGCACATTGAAAATCATCAGGAAGCGAAGGTTTTTGACGCCACGCTGGCGCTGCGCCGGGAGCCTGTGACGCGCCCCGCGCTGCGCTCGCTGTTGCTGCGCATTCCGCTCATGACTCTGAAAACCGTCTTTGCCATTTACTGGCAGGCGCTGCGCCTGTGGCTCAAGCGCGTGCCGCTGTATAACCATCCCGTCAGCAGGAGTGAACGCTCATGACCGATCCCGTCTTTGCGTTAGAACCCGATATCCCGCGCAACGTACGCATCGCGCGCTGGCTGCTTTTCAAGCTGCTAAGCGGTATTCGCGGCGGCTCGCTCACGCTGCGTGAAGGGGCGCAGACCTTTCATTTTGGTGAGACATCCTCCGCGCTGCACGCCGACGTGCAGATCCTCACGCCCGGCGTCTACTGGCGCGTCTTAACGGGCGGGAGCCTTGCTGCGGCAGAAGCCTGGATGGACGGCGAATGGGAAACCACGCAACTTACGCCGCTTCTGGAGCTGCTCGCGCTCAACGGCGAGGTGCTTGGCCGTCTGGAAAACGGGTTCCGTCTGTTCGGCAGGCCGCTGGAGCGTCTGCGCCACTGGACCCGGCGTAACTCCCGCGCGCAGGCGCGTGAAAATATTGCCGCTCATTACGATCTGGGCAATACCTTCTATGCCCATTTTCTGGATAAAGAGCTGCTCTATTCCAGCGCGCTGTTTACTGAGGATGAGCAGGATCTCACGGCGGCCCAGCAGGCCAAAATGGCGCGCCTGTGCGACCAGCTGGCGCTGAGCCCGGCCGATCACCTGCTGGAAATTGGCACCGGCTGGGGCGCGATGGCGGAATACGCCGCCCGTCATTACGGCTGTCGGGTGACCACCACCACGCTATCGCAGGAGCAATTCATCTGGGCGGCAGAGCGGATCGCCCGCGCCGGGCTGCAGGATCGGGTTGAGGTACTGCTCTGCGACTATCGCGACCTCACCGGACAGTACGACAAGCTTGTCTCGATAGAGATGATTGAGGCCGTCGGGCAACGCTATCTGCCCACGTTCTTCCGCACCTGCCAGGCGCGTCTGCGCCCGGGAGGACGGATGGCGATTCAGGCCATTACCATTCAGGACCAGCGCTATCGCGACTACAGCAAAAGCGTCGATTTTATCCAGCGCTACATTTTTCCCGGCGGCTTCCTGCCGAGCATCACCGCGATGAACGAGCTGATGACCCGCCACACCGATTTCGTAGTGCGCAATCTTTTCGACATGGGCCCCGACTACGCCCGCACGCTGGCCCACTGGCGGCAGCGGTTTGTCCATGCCTGGCAGGAGATTGAAAAGCTCGGCTTCGATGAACGGTTCCGCCGCATGTGGCTGTACTACTTTGGCTACTGTGAAGCCGGGTTTAACGCTCGCACCATAAGCGTAGTGCAGCTGACCGCCGAGCGCGTATGAGACTATATCTTCAGGTCTTCCTGCTGGCCGTCGCGTTCGATCTTTACTGGGTGCTGGTGGTGATCTTTCGCGAACAGGGCCTGATTTTCTGGATTGCGCTGGCGATCCTGGCGTGTCTGCTCTTGCCGCCTGTATACCGATTTTACGCCATTGGGCTGGCCGCGGCGGGGAGTCTGCTGGATACGCTCTGGGCGCTGACGGGACTGATCGCCTTCACGAGCGAGTCCCTGATGCCGCTATGGATGGTGGCATTATGGCTGATGTTTGCCTCCGTCTGGACGCAGCTGACGCGCACCACCACGTTGCCCGGCTGGTTGCTGACCCTGCTGGCCGCCGTGGGGGGGCCGGTGGCTTATCTGTTTGGCGAGCGGCTGGGTGCCATCACGTTTCTGGAGCCAACCTTTATCGTCGTCAGCTGGATGGCGCCGGGGTGGCTGGTATTGATGCTGTTTTTCCACCTGCTGATGGGGAGACAAAAATGAGAGCTGCATTTTTGCTGCTTTGTCTGACGCTGGTTGTTCCCGTTGCCCAGGCCGCCGACTGGCTGGCGTGGCGGAAGGTGGGAGACGCCACGCTTACCTGGGGGCCGTTCACGGTCTATACCTCTCAGCTCCGCACCCCCGACGGGCGTTACGGTCGGGAGGACCAGGATCAGGCGCTGATTATTACCTATGCGCGCGACATCGATCGCGATGAACTGGTCGAGGCGACCCGCGATCAGTGGCAGGCGCAGGGGATCCTGACGCAGGAACCGCAAAGCGAAGCCTGGCTGCGGATGCTCCAGTCGCTGTGGCCGGATGTCCGCCCGGGCTCACAGCTGGCGTTTGTTCTCAACGATAAGCAGGGGCAGTTCTGGTATCGCGCATCAGCGGCGCAAACATCCTTTATTCCACTCGGACCGCGCCAGTCTGAAGCGTTCAGCACCCGTTTTCTGGCCATCTGGCTCGATCCCCGCACGCAATATCCTGAGCTGCGTCAGCAGTTAATCGGAGGCCAACAATGAAACGTATCCTGATGATGGCGCTGGCATTCACGATGCTGCTGGCGGGCTGTAGCACTGAAGTGGCCGAGTATCGCCAGCAGCAGCCGCGGCTTGATATCTTCCACTACTTCCAGGGCAAAACCGAAGCGTGGGGGATGGTGCAGGATCGTAGCGGCAAGCAGATCCGCCGCTTCCACGTTGAAATTGCCGGAGACGTTATCGGCGATACGCTGACGCTCAACGAGCACTTCGTCTACGACGATGGCGAGAAGCAGCAGCGGGTCTGGCACATCCGGCGCGTCGGGAACGATCGCTACGAGGGAACGGCAGGGGACATTGAAGGGGTTGCCACGGGGCAGGCCGCAGGCAACGCCTTTAACTGGCATTACAGCATGAATGTTAAAGCCAACGGGCGCACCTGGCTGCTGAAGTTTGACGACTGGATGTACCTGCAGGATGAGACCCATCTGTTTAACAAAACCGAGATGAAGAAATTTGGCGTCACCGTCGCCACGGTGACGCTGTTTTTCACCCGGAAGACGTAAGCTTAGTCGCTAACATTGCCGGTTTTGCTGCTGGAGTAAATGAAGCACAGGGCAATCCCCAGGCAAACCACCGCGCCCAGACGGCTCGGCGAAAACGGAATCGCGGGATTGTTCAACCAGCCAAAGTTATCAATTAGCATACTCATGGCGAGCTGGCCGAAGATCACCGCCACCGTAGCGACGGCGGTGCCGATGCGCTGCACCGCCACGACCATGATCACAATGTAAGGCACGCCGAACATCGCCCCGAGGAGCTGCCATTTCGGCACGTCCAGCAGCGTGACCGCCTGCTTCGGCTCAAAGAAGAAAATCAGCAGGGCGGTCACCAGCGCGCCGACGGAAAACGTCAGAAACGCGCTTTTAAATACCCCGACATTGCTGCCGAGCTGTCCGTTAATCGCGGCCTGAATGCTCAGCGTTGCGCCGCCGCAGACGGCCAGAAGAATCATAATCAGTGTCATACGTTACCCCTGTGCGACCAGAACCAGTGCCGCAATAATAAAAACCAGCGCCACGATACGTTTCGCGTTTATCTTCCTGTGCGGCGTACCCAGCAGGCCAAAGTGGTCAATGATCAGGCTTTTAAAAATCTGACCAGCCAGAATGCCAATCATCGTCAGAGCGATGCCGATGGTCGGCGTGGCGATAGTCAGAATAACCACATAAACAGGGCCGAGCACGCCGCCGAGCAGCTGCCAGCCGGGCTGGGCGAAAAACGACGGACTGTTACGCGGGCTGAAAAACAGCATCAGCAGAAACGTCAGCGCGGCGCCGACGCCAAAAATGCTGAACGTCGCCCATAAGTCGCCCACTTCTCCCCCTAATGGCCCCAGCAGCCCCGCCTCGACGGAGAGGCCCATCCCGCCGGCAATCACCAGTAAAATCAAAACAAACTGCATTCTTCTTCCTCCGTTTTCAGGCGAAGAAGATTACGTCGGTAGACCCGTGAGAAAAATGCCATAATGCAGGAAACACCTTTGCAGGAAATGCATTAATGTCAGATGCCGGAAGCATGAACCTTCGCTCACTGCTGCTGTTTATTGCCGTCTATGAAACGCAGAACTTTTCCGTCGTTGCGCGACGAGAGGGAATATCTGCCTCGCAGGTGTCGCGTATTGTTCATCAGCTTGAGGACGCGCTCGGCCAGCAGCTGTTCTATCGCAATACCCGGGCGGTGATCCCCACGGAAAGCGGGCATCTGTTTATCCGCTATGCCCGGGCGATGGTCGATAACTTCGAAGAGGCGCGTCGTGAGCTGGATGAACGTTCGACCGAACCCTCCGGCACGGTCCGCATAAATGGGCCGGTATTTTTTGGACAGAGACACGTTGCGCCCGGACTGGCAGGTCTGGCCGAGCGTTATCCACGGTTAACCATTGAGCTGACGCTGACCGATGACTTTATCGACCCGCACCGGGATGCCGCCGATCTCATCTTCCGCATCGGCACGCTGACGGATTCGACGTTCCACGCCCGTGTTTTTGGGCAGCAGCGCTACCACCTCGCCGCATCGCCCGAGTATCTGCGTCAACACGGCGTCCCGACCGATCCGGCCGAGCTGAGCCAGCACAAATGTCTGGTCTATCGCGGTTCGTCCGGGCCTAACCGCTGGCTCGTGCGTCGCAAAGGGGAGACTTGGGTGCATTATCCGGTCGCGCCGCTGATGACGTCCAATAATGCGGAATCGCTGCTCATTGCCGCGCTGGGCGGGATGGGGATCGTCCTGTTTCCGGACTGGCTGATTGGCGACAGGCTGAAGCGGGGCGAGCTGGTTGCCCTTATGCCGGAAATGGCGTGCGCCATCAACACGGAGCAACTTTATATTGCGGCGATCTATCCTAACGCACGTCATCCGCCCCTGAACGTCAGGGCGGTGATTGATTATTACGTGGCGTTTTTCGGCACGCCGCTCTACTGGCAAACGTAAGGCAATTACGCGCCGAGCTCCTTGCGGATAATCTCTGCGCCGGCGCTAAGCGCTTTCAGCTTGCCGTTAGCCACCTGACGTGAAAGCGGAGCCATGCCGCAGTTGGTTGACGGGTAAAGCTTGTCGGCATCGACGAACTGCAGCGCTTTACGCAGCGTATCGGCGACTTCCTCCGGCGTTTCAACGGCGTTGGTTGCCACATCAATCGCGCCGACCATCACCTTTTTACCGCGGATCAGCTCCAGCAGATCCATCGGTACGCGGGAGTTGTGGCACTCCAGTGAGATAATGTCGATATTAGAGGTCTGCAGCTTGGGGAAGGCCTCTTCATACTGGCGCCACTCTGAGCCGAGCGTCTTTTTCCAGTCGGTATTGGCCTTGATGCCGTAGCCGTAGCAGATGTGTACCGCGGTTTCGCACTTCAGCCCTTCAATGGCGCGCTCCAGCGCGGCGATACCCCAGTCGTTCACCTCGTCAAAAAAGACGTTAAATGCCGGTTCATCAAACTGGATAATATCCACGCCTGCGGCCTCTAACTCACGCGCTTCCTGATTGAGGATTTTGGCGAATTCCCAGGCCAGCTTTTCGCGGCTTTTATAGTGGGCGTCGTAAAGGGTGTCGATCATGGTCATCGGCCCAGGCAGGGCCCATTTGATCGGCTTGTCCGTGAGCTGACGCAGGTATTTCGCATCGTCCACGAATACCGGCTTCTGACGCGCAACGGCTGAAACCACGGTCGGCACGCTGGCGTCGTAGCGGTTACGAATGCGCACCGTCTGGCGATTTTCAAAATCGACGCCGCTCAGGTGTTCAATAAAAGTGGTGACGAAGTGCTGGCGGGTCTGTTCTCCGTCGCTGACGATATCGATACCCGCGCGGATCTGCTCATCCAGGGACAGGCGCAGCGCGTCCTGTTTACCCGCCAGGAGTTCCTGATCCTGTAATTTCCAGGGTGACCACAGGGTTTCAGGTTGTGCAAGCCAGGTCGGCTTAGGCAGGCTGCCAGCCGTAGAAGTCGGGAGCAATGTTTTCATAATAAAAGACCTATTTTGATGAATTAAAGCGTGTAGTTATCAGACCACTGCTCAAGAATGTGTTGGTAAGGCTTAATAAAGTACGCTTCGGTAAAGCGACCCTGTTCAATCGCCAGTCGGCTACGCTCTTCCCGGTCATAAACAATTTTGGTTAAGGAGTGATCCTGCTGGTTCAGATCCGGTCGGTAGCACAGTCCCGCCGCCGAGTTTGCGTTATAAATTTCCGGGCGATAGATCTTCTGGAACGTCTCCATCGTGCTGATGGTGGCAATCAGCTCCAGATCGGTGTAGTCACTCAGCAAATCCCCGGTAAAGAAGAACGCGAAAGGCGCCACGCTGTTTTCCGGCATGAAATAGCGAACCTTCAGGCCCATCTTCGCGAAGTACTGTTCCGTAAGCGACTCGCCATCCGGCTGATACTCAACGCCCAGCACAGGATGCTGGTTACCGGTGCGGCGGTAGGTGTCTTTGCTGGAGACGCTCAGGCAGATCACCGGACCCTTGCTGAAGTTCTCTTTGTATTCCGGCGAATTCACAAAGTGGCGGAAAATATTGCCGTGCAGTTCGCCAAACTTTTCCGGAATGCTGAAGTGCTGCTGGTTCTTGTTGTGTTCCAGCAGGCGCACGCTGAAATCATAATCCCGCACGTAAGACGAGAAGTTATTTCCGACGATGCCAGGGATACGCTGGTTATTTTTTTTGTCGACAATCGTGGTTTG from Enterobacter dykesii encodes the following:
- a CDS encoding DMT family transporter — translated: MQFVLILLVIAGGMGLSVEAGLLGPLGGEVGDLWATFSIFGVGAALTFLLMLFFSPRNSPSFFAQPGWQLLGGVLGPVYVVILTIATPTIGIALTMIGILAGQIFKSLIIDHFGLLGTPHRKINAKRIVALVFIIAALVLVAQG
- a CDS encoding LysR family transcriptional regulator, which translates into the protein MSDAGSMNLRSLLLFIAVYETQNFSVVARREGISASQVSRIVHQLEDALGQQLFYRNTRAVIPTESGHLFIRYARAMVDNFEEARRELDERSTEPSGTVRINGPVFFGQRHVAPGLAGLAERYPRLTIELTLTDDFIDPHRDAADLIFRIGTLTDSTFHARVFGQQRYHLAASPEYLRQHGVPTDPAELSQHKCLVYRGSSGPNRWLVRRKGETWVHYPVAPLMTSNNAESLLIAALGGMGIVLFPDWLIGDRLKRGELVALMPEMACAINTEQLYIAAIYPNARHPPLNVRAVIDYYVAFFGTPLYWQT
- a CDS encoding methionine synthase, whose translation is MKTLLPTSTAGSLPKPTWLAQPETLWSPWKLQDQELLAGKQDALRLSLDEQIRAGIDIVSDGEQTRQHFVTTFIEHLSGVDFENRQTVRIRNRYDASVPTVVSAVARQKPVFVDDAKYLRQLTDKPIKWALPGPMTMIDTLYDAHYKSREKLAWEFAKILNQEARELEAAGVDIIQFDEPAFNVFFDEVNDWGIAALERAIEGLKCETAVHICYGYGIKANTDWKKTLGSEWRQYEEAFPKLQTSNIDIISLECHNSRVPMDLLELIRGKKVMVGAIDVATNAVETPEEVADTLRKALQFVDADKLYPSTNCGMAPLSRQVANGKLKALSAGAEIIRKELGA
- a CDS encoding DUF1852 domain-containing protein gives rise to the protein MSKAFTYTLKRSCFDENYNPSENTRTTTNFANLARGEKRQENLRNTLVMINNRFNALARWDNPNADRYAVELEIISVDLNIGAEKPFPAIEILQTTIVDKKNNQRIPGIVGNNFSSYVRDYDFSVRLLEHNKNQQHFSIPEKFGELHGNIFRHFVNSPEYKENFSKGPVICLSVSSKDTYRRTGNQHPVLGVEYQPDGESLTEQYFAKMGLKVRYFMPENSVAPFAFFFTGDLLSDYTDLELIATISTMETFQKIYRPEIYNANSAAGLCYRPDLNQQDHSLTKIVYDREERSRLAIEQGRFTEAYFIKPYQHILEQWSDNYTL